A window of Aliarcobacter trophiarum LMG 25534 contains these coding sequences:
- the guaA gene encoding glutamine-hydrolyzing GMP synthase: MKHVPIVVLDFGSQYTQIIARKLRESGVYSEIVPYSESIEDIMARTPKGLILSGGPASVYATDSYHPDSTIFDLGLPILGICYGMQLIAQHFGGSVVPASSHEYGKAKLEFIDENEIFKDTPNGQTVWMSHGDRVESIPSGFEKIAISENSPFAAIADTSKNIYAFQFHPEVYHSEYGTKLLKNFAKYICGCESTWNMGSFAKEQIDRVKKQVGNKKVLCAVSGGVDSSVVATLLFEAIGNQVIPVFVDNGLLRANERDQVETIFRSRGIDLITVDASEKFLSKLAGITDPETKRKIIGETFIEVFDTEAKKHSGVEFLAQGTLYTDVIESVSVKGPSKTIKSHHNVGGLPDWMKFELVEPLREIFKDEVRELGLELGLPRNMINRHPFPGPGLAIRVMGDVNKPDLDLLRKADIILLDVLHSTGYYEKTWQAFTVLLNVKSVGVMGDNRTYDNTVCVRIVDATDGMTATFAHIPHEILETISRRIINEVDGINRVVYDISSKPPATIEWE, encoded by the coding sequence ATGAAGCATGTACCAATAGTTGTATTAGATTTTGGAAGTCAATATACACAAATAATTGCAAGAAAACTAAGAGAAAGTGGAGTTTATTCTGAAATTGTTCCATACAGTGAGTCAATTGAAGATATTATGGCAAGAACTCCAAAAGGACTAATTTTATCTGGAGGTCCAGCTTCTGTTTATGCTACTGATTCTTATCATCCAGATAGTACAATTTTTGATTTAGGACTTCCAATTTTAGGAATTTGTTATGGAATGCAACTAATTGCTCAACACTTTGGAGGAAGTGTAGTTCCAGCTTCAAGCCATGAATATGGAAAAGCAAAACTAGAATTCATAGATGAAAATGAGATTTTTAAAGATACTCCTAATGGACAAACTGTTTGGATGAGTCATGGAGATAGAGTTGAATCAATTCCCTCTGGATTTGAAAAAATTGCAATAAGTGAAAACTCTCCATTTGCAGCAATTGCTGACACTTCAAAAAATATATATGCTTTTCAATTTCATCCTGAGGTTTATCATAGTGAATATGGAACAAAACTTCTTAAAAATTTTGCAAAGTATATTTGTGGTTGCGAAAGTACTTGGAATATGGGAAGTTTTGCAAAAGAGCAAATAGATAGAGTAAAAAAACAAGTTGGAAATAAAAAAGTTTTATGTGCAGTTAGTGGTGGGGTTGATAGCTCTGTTGTGGCAACTCTTCTTTTTGAAGCAATAGGAAATCAAGTAATTCCTGTATTTGTTGATAATGGACTTTTAAGAGCAAATGAGAGAGATCAAGTTGAGACTATTTTTAGAAGTAGAGGTATTGATTTAATAACTGTTGATGCAAGTGAAAAATTTTTAAGTAAACTTGCTGGTATTACTGATCCTGAAACGAAAAGAAAAATTATTGGTGAAACATTTATTGAAGTATTTGATACAGAGGCAAAAAAACATAGTGGAGTTGAATTTTTAGCACAAGGAACTCTATATACAGATGTTATTGAATCAGTTTCTGTAAAAGGTCCTTCAAAAACTATAAAATCTCATCACAATGTAGGTGGACTTCCAGATTGGATGAAATTTGAACTTGTTGAGCCTTTAAGAGAGATTTTTAAAGATGAAGTAAGAGAGCTTGGACTTGAACTTGGACTTCCAAGAAATATGATAAATAGACATCCATTCCCTGGTCCAGGTCTTGCAATAAGAGTTATGGGAGATGTTAATAAACCTGATTTAGATTTATTAAGAAAAGCTGACATTATCTTACTAGATGTTCTACACTCAACTGGATACTATGAGAAAACATGGCAAGCATTTACAGTATTATTAAATGTAAAATCTGTTGGAGTTATGGGTGATAATAGAACTTATGACAACACTGTTTGTGTAAGAATAGTTGATGCGACAGATGGTATGACAGCAACTTTTGCACACATTCCTCATGAAATTCTTGAAACAATCTC
- the nadB gene encoding L-aspartate oxidase, producing MIYDYIIIGAGIAGLNAARLIPKSKRVLILCKMSTWNSNTFWAQGGIASAVDKSDIPTHIKDTLEAGANYNDLDAVKLLSNESISAIKEIIEAGMIFDKNIDGDLAYTKEAAHSRNRILHAQGDATGREIHIFLLEHCPHEVVTQAVVCDLLIQDNICYGVQYFTNEFEQKVAFAHNTIIASGGVGSLYKYHTNSTANAGEIHGIIAQKGIALKDMEMTQFHPTVLKGTTFARKPLLSEALRGEGAFVVDENGNRFLFDYHPSGELAPRDIVSRAIFDYNKKTGLGIFLSFKNFEKKAFKKRFPNIYENIKDLGYELPFENVPISPAFHYCMGGIDVSLDGLVKGFKNLYAIGEVACNGVHGANRLASNSLLEGLVFSKIAVNKSLEKNFKIDNKSYKQEIKEYIRNKDIDKDIKDDLRKTMWECAGIVRTKEDLQNALLKIEHYLSLDIGRLLNLRLLTAKTILKASIKREKSLGAHFIKEE from the coding sequence ATGATTTATGATTATATAATTATTGGAGCTGGAATAGCAGGACTTAATGCTGCTAGGCTTATTCCCAAAAGTAAAAGAGTTTTAATTTTATGTAAAATGTCAACTTGGAACTCAAACACATTTTGGGCCCAAGGTGGAATTGCAAGTGCAGTTGATAAAAGTGATATTCCAACTCATATAAAAGATACTTTAGAAGCTGGTGCTAATTACAATGACCTTGATGCAGTTAAGCTTTTAAGTAATGAATCCATTTCTGCAATAAAAGAGATTATTGAAGCTGGTATGATTTTTGACAAAAATATTGATGGAGATTTAGCTTATACAAAAGAAGCTGCACATAGTAGAAACAGAATATTACATGCTCAAGGTGATGCAACAGGAAGAGAAATTCATATATTTTTACTTGAACACTGTCCTCATGAAGTAGTAACACAAGCTGTTGTTTGTGATTTATTGATACAAGATAATATTTGTTATGGAGTTCAATACTTTACCAATGAATTTGAACAAAAAGTAGCCTTTGCTCACAATACAATAATAGCAAGTGGTGGTGTTGGTTCTTTATACAAATATCACACAAATTCGACTGCAAATGCTGGTGAAATTCATGGAATTATTGCTCAAAAAGGTATAGCTTTAAAAGATATGGAGATGACACAGTTCCATCCAACAGTTTTAAAGGGAACAACATTTGCAAGAAAGCCTCTTTTAAGCGAAGCTTTAAGAGGAGAAGGAGCTTTTGTTGTAGATGAAAATGGAAATAGATTTTTATTTGATTATCATCCTAGTGGTGAGTTAGCTCCTAGAGATATTGTAAGTCGTGCAATTTTTGACTACAACAAAAAAACAGGTTTGGGTATATTTTTATCTTTTAAAAATTTTGAGAAAAAAGCATTTAAAAAAAGATTTCCGAATATTTATGAAAATATCAAAGACTTAGGCTATGAACTTCCTTTTGAAAATGTTCCAATAAGCCCTGCTTTTCACTACTGTATGGGAGGAATAGATGTTTCTTTAGATGGATTAGTAAAAGGTTTTAAAAATCTTTATGCTATAGGAGAAGTAGCTTGTAATGGAGTTCATGGAGCAAATAGACTTGCTTCAAATTCACTTTTAGAAGGTCTTGTTTTTTCAAAAATTGCAGTTAATAAATCTTTAGAAAAGAATTTTAAAATAGATAATAAGAGCTATAAACAAGAGATAAAAGAGTATATAAGAAATAAAGATATAGATAAAGATATAAAAGATGATTTAAGAAAAACTATGTGGGAATGTGCTGGAATTGTAAGAACAAAAGAGGATTTACAAAATGCTTTATTAAAAATAGAACATTATTTATCACTCGATATTGGAAGATTATTAAACTTACGACTTTTAACAGCAAAAACTATATTAAAAGCTAGTATTAAAAGAGAGAAATCTTTGGGAGCACATTTTATAAAAGAAGAATAA
- a CDS encoding DUF721 domain-containing protein, protein MKNINEILNHITSNPSFDKLNIFLEIKRFVNILPLKLKSGIKFVYIKNQTMHFVLTHQLFKVEFEHNKDTLKALLKMAEIKNVSNFVFFVSNSIDKPIKKNRDASEKYIEKSVGIFENRAKDEKIFKKFEDIREIIKSTKEF, encoded by the coding sequence ATGAAAAATATTAATGAAATTCTTAACCATATTACAAGTAACCCCTCTTTTGATAAATTAAATATCTTTTTAGAGATAAAAAGATTTGTAAATATACTACCTTTAAAATTAAAAAGTGGAATAAAGTTTGTATATATAAAAAATCAAACTATGCATTTTGTGCTAACACATCAACTATTTAAAGTAGAATTTGAACACAATAAAGATACATTAAAAGCCCTTTTAAAAATGGCAGAAATAAAAAATGTTTCAAACTTTGTATTTTTTGTATCAAATAGTATAGATAAACCAATAAAAAAAAATAGAGATGCTAGTGAAAAATATATAGAAAAGAGTGTTGGAATTTTTGAGAATAGGGCAAAGGATGAAAAAATATTTAAAAAATTTGAAGATATTAGAGAGATAATAAAATCTACAAAAGAGTTTTAA
- a CDS encoding M48 family metallopeptidase, producing the protein MKFEININNSLVEVELQNKKHIKHCYLRVLKKDLIQIKANRYFTLNDAKILIERKKEWILENIKRVEEKTLEDGYFLYLGEQKSILEFNIKNLDTFYKKEIENYIPFLVEKYSNLMQLFPTKISYRKNRRTWGSCNYKNELNFNILLMKYPLFIMEYIVIHELAHIKHKNHSKDFYSLVEKYSPKYKEIEKVFKTLL; encoded by the coding sequence TTGAAATTTGAGATTAATATAAATAATAGTTTAGTAGAAGTTGAACTACAAAATAAGAAACATATCAAACATTGCTATTTACGAGTTCTAAAAAAAGATTTAATTCAAATAAAAGCAAACCGATATTTCACTTTAAATGATGCAAAAATTTTAATAGAAAGAAAAAAGGAGTGGATTTTAGAAAATATAAAAAGAGTTGAAGAAAAAACACTAGAAGATGGATATTTTTTATATTTAGGAGAACAAAAATCTATTTTGGAGTTTAATATAAAAAATCTTGATACTTTTTATAAAAAAGAGATAGAAAACTATATTCCTTTTTTAGTTGAAAAATATTCAAATCTAATGCAACTCTTTCCAACAAAAATTTCATATAGAAAAAATAGGCGTACTTGGGGCTCTTGTAACTACAAAAATGAACTGAATTTCAATATATTACTTATGAAATATCCACTTTTTATTATGGAATATATAGTTATTCATGAACTAGCACATATTAAACACAAAAATCATTCAAAAGATTTTTACTCTTTAGTTGAAAAATATAGCCCAAAATATAAAGAGATAGAAAAAGTTTTTAAAACTCTTTTGTAG
- a CDS encoding pyridoxal phosphate-dependent aminotransferase — protein sequence MKIANRMEKLAPSLTLSITALANELKAQGKDILSFSAGEPDFDTPQVVKDAAIKAINGGKTKYTAVEGIKETKQAIINKLKKDHNLDYTLDKIVISNGAKHSLFNLTQALINEGDEVIIPSPYWVTYPELVVFAGGKPVFIEADETTEFKITASQLKAAITPKTKILMLNSPSNPTGAIYTKDELIAIGEVLKGTDIIVLSDEMYEKLSYKGKKFTASAEVSSDMYNRTVTINGLSKSVAMTGWRFGYVACPNKELASAMSKLQGQVTSNVNTMTQYAAIVALEGEADRDIEMMRVEFEKRKDYAVKAINNIDKLSCYDPDGAFYLFINIKKVTNDSMKFCADLLESKGVALVPGLAFGMEGYVRLSFATSMKAIEDGINRIKEFIEK from the coding sequence ATGAAAATTGCAAATAGAATGGAGAAATTAGCTCCATCACTTACTTTATCTATAACAGCTTTGGCAAATGAGCTAAAAGCACAAGGTAAAGATATATTAAGTTTTAGTGCAGGAGAACCTGATTTTGATACACCACAAGTTGTAAAAGATGCAGCAATAAAAGCGATAAATGGTGGAAAGACAAAATATACAGCGGTTGAGGGTATTAAAGAGACTAAACAAGCAATTATTAATAAGTTAAAGAAAGATCACAATTTAGATTATACACTTGATAAAATTGTAATAAGCAATGGTGCAAAACACTCACTATTTAATCTAACTCAAGCTTTAATAAATGAGGGTGATGAAGTTATAATTCCAAGCCCATATTGGGTTACATATCCAGAACTTGTAGTTTTTGCAGGTGGGAAACCTGTATTTATTGAAGCAGATGAGACAACAGAATTTAAAATAACAGCATCTCAGTTAAAAGCTGCAATTACACCAAAGACAAAGATTTTGATGTTAAACTCACCTTCAAACCCAACAGGTGCAATATATACAAAAGATGAGTTAATAGCTATTGGTGAAGTTTTAAAAGGTACAGATATTATAGTTTTATCAGATGAGATGTATGAAAAACTAAGTTATAAAGGCAAAAAATTTACTGCAAGTGCAGAAGTTAGCTCTGATATGTATAATAGAACAGTTACTATAAATGGTTTGAGTAAATCTGTAGCTATGACAGGATGGAGATTTGGATATGTAGCTTGTCCAAATAAAGAGTTAGCTAGTGCTATGTCAAAACTTCAAGGTCAAGTGACTTCAAATGTAAATACTATGACACAATATGCAGCAATTGTAGCACTTGAAGGTGAAGCAGATAGAGATATTGAGATGATGAGAGTTGAATTTGAGAAAAGAAAAGATTATGCAGTTAAAGCTATAAATAATATAGATAAATTATCTTGTTATGATCCTGATGGAGCTTTTTATCTATTTATAAATATTAAAAAAGTTACAAATGATTCTATGAAATTTTGTGCTGATTTACTTGAAAGTAAGGGAGTTGCATTAGTTCCTGGACTTGCTTTTGGAATGGAAGGATATGTAAGACTTTCGTTTGCTACAAGTATGAAGGCAATAGAAGATGGAATAAATAGAATAAAAGAGTTTATTGAAAAATAA
- a CDS encoding HD domain-containing phosphohydrolase: MDYIKVLGSSGSKSKNLGTSSFLISNDIVIDAGNILNTLEEESNKINHIFLTHTHLDHIIDIPFIIDNCFSTREDSLKVYGSIQTISFLKEHVFNNIIWPDFTKIKLPNKDIYSLVFIEIDDKVETVFGNLSIKAINTKHTDGSFAYLISKNEIKYLISGDTDFDQDFISCINSIDDLSALFIECSFPNVLEEVAKSSKHLTANSLKEFLNNLTKNDLTIFLYHLKTPYQDKIKDEIKKLNILKNGGRILNDGDTIYLKDFQVSSAMQDIDIFDRVMDINLRLSSEQDKEHLYEMILTLLRELTLSDAGTLYLLSEDKKYLEFKVIQNDSLNIFLGTKEEKISWDALPLYLPNKEENRAMIAVVCALDKKIINIKDLYNCDLYNFEGTKFFDISKNYKSKSMLVVPLVNHEDDIIGVIQLINKDITNKNSFYNSYDEKVIKALSLQAAMALTNTILIDSLENFLDSFVNSIANAIDAKSRHTSTHITKMSKLAPLIAKSISDDDTIYKDIEYSKNDLKEIELAAKLHDIGKISIPEWVIDKSTKLQKLLDGFELIKLRFEVIKRDLKIDFLENKISKEEYETTLKIIEEDLEFIDKSNKGGEFMSDECLKRIKNLSSYSYILSNKEEKLLNEDEIYNLSIRKGTLTNEERDIMNSHAKLSFDMLSALPFPKKYSNIMHISVNHHEKLNGKGYPRGLSGKDLVLEDRILILADIFEALSSNDRPYKGVKKLSEIFKILDFMVNDGEIDRDLLEFFKKSDAFKEYCKTELLQEQLDV; encoded by the coding sequence ATGGACTACATTAAAGTATTAGGAAGTAGTGGTAGTAAATCAAAAAATTTGGGGACTAGCTCTTTTTTAATATCCAATGATATCGTAATAGATGCTGGAAATATCTTAAACACACTTGAAGAAGAATCGAATAAAATAAATCATATATTTTTAACTCATACTCACTTAGACCATATAATAGATATACCTTTTATAATTGATAACTGTTTTTCAACAAGAGAGGACTCTTTAAAAGTATATGGCTCTATACAGACTATATCTTTTTTAAAAGAGCATGTTTTCAACAATATTATTTGGCCAGATTTTACAAAAATAAAACTTCCAAATAAGGATATATATAGTTTAGTATTTATTGAAATTGATGATAAAGTAGAGACAGTTTTTGGAAATTTATCTATAAAAGCAATAAATACAAAGCATACTGATGGCTCTTTTGCATATTTAATATCTAAAAATGAAATTAAATATTTAATTAGTGGAGATACTGATTTTGATCAAGATTTTATATCTTGCATAAATAGTATAGATGATTTGAGTGCTCTGTTTATTGAGTGCTCTTTCCCAAATGTTTTAGAAGAAGTAGCAAAAAGCAGTAAACACTTAACTGCAAATAGCTTAAAAGAGTTTCTGAATAATCTTACAAAAAATGATTTAACTATATTTTTATATCATTTAAAAACTCCATATCAAGATAAGATAAAAGATGAGATAAAGAAGTTAAATATCTTAAAAAATGGTGGAAGAATTTTAAATGATGGAGATACTATATATTTAAAAGATTTCCAAGTAAGCTCTGCTATGCAAGATATTGATATCTTTGATAGAGTTATGGATATAAACTTAAGACTCTCAAGTGAACAAGATAAAGAACATTTATATGAGATGATTTTAACTCTTTTAAGGGAACTTACTTTAAGTGATGCGGGAACTTTATATCTACTTAGTGAAGATAAAAAATATTTAGAGTTTAAGGTTATTCAAAATGATAGTTTAAATATCTTTTTAGGAACAAAAGAGGAGAAAATTTCATGGGATGCCTTACCTTTATATCTTCCCAACAAAGAAGAAAACAGAGCAATGATAGCTGTTGTTTGTGCTTTAGATAAGAAAATAATAAATATAAAAGATTTATATAATTGTGATTTATACAACTTTGAAGGTACAAAATTTTTTGATATATCAAAAAACTATAAATCAAAATCTATGTTAGTAGTTCCTCTTGTAAACCATGAAGATGATATTATAGGAGTAATTCAATTAATCAATAAAGATATTACAAATAAAAATAGTTTTTATAACTCTTATGATGAAAAAGTTATAAAAGCTTTATCTCTTCAAGCTGCTATGGCTTTGACAAATACTATTTTAATAGATAGTTTAGAAAATTTCTTAGATAGCTTTGTAAACTCAATAGCAAATGCAATAGATGCAAAATCAAGACACACTTCTACTCATATTACAAAGATGTCAAAATTAGCTCCATTAATTGCAAAATCAATAAGTGATGATGATACAATATATAAAGATATAGAGTATTCAAAGAATGATTTAAAGGAGATAGAATTAGCTGCAAAGCTTCATGATATTGGGAAAATATCCATTCCAGAGTGGGTAATTGATAAATCAACAAAGCTTCAAAAACTCTTAGATGGTTTTGAACTGATAAAATTAAGATTTGAAGTAATAAAAAGAGATTTAAAAATAGATTTTTTAGAAAATAAAATAAGTAAAGAAGAGTATGAAACTACTCTTAAGATTATTGAAGAGGATTTGGAATTTATAGATAAATCAAATAAGGGTGGAGAGTTTATGAGTGATGAGTGCTTAAAAAGAATTAAAAACTTATCTTCATATAGCTATATTTTAAGTAATAAAGAAGAAAAACTTTTAAATGAAGATGAGATATATAATTTATCAATTAGAAAAGGGACTTTGACAAATGAAGAGAGAGATATTATGAACTCTCATGCAAAATTATCTTTTGATATGTTAAGTGCCTTACCTTTCCCTAAAAAATACTCAAATATTATGCATATATCTGTAAATCACCATGAAAAGTTAAATGGAAAAGGTTATCCAAGAGGTTTAAGTGGAAAAGATTTAGTATTAGAAGATAGGATTTTAATTTTAGCAGATATTTTTGAGGCACTTAGTTCTAATGACAGACCATATAAAGGTGTAAAAAAACTAAGCGAGATATTTAAAATTCTTGATTTTATGGTAAATGATGGTGAAATAGATAGAGATTTACTAGAATTTTTTAAAAAAAGTGATGCTTTTAAAGAGTATTGTAAAACTGAACTTTTACAAGAGCAGTTAGATGTTTAA
- a CDS encoding CHASE2 domain-containing protein, with product MFKIDIKKFLIYSFLSFLISSSLIIFYIFFSSLIDSFDNRIRDSFFIYRGEIPTSDNIIIIDIDESSIKEFGQWPWSRDKVSKILENLTLANVAVIGMDMVFAEEDRTSPSLIAKKLKVKEELRNYDLEFAQTIANSPVILGYGFDLVNQDSSKVAPRIPAIFIEKDIPKESNFIIEALGTTLNIPILQDSAYSSGFFNILPDESGVIRSVPLLIKFDDILYPSLSLEIIRVLNDTKRVFVNYDNSGVSNIVLDDITIPTDRYGRMLINYRGYEKSFKYISAKDIYENSFSSKDIEGKIVLFGTSATGLFDLRATPFESVFPGVEVHANIIDNILQGDFIHKASYLDGVNIVIIVLLSFFVVMFITFVSFYLKIIVFTTFMFSYIIFNYWLLFSKGIALNIVFPILAIALGSILSLIFDYFYNIKHQKVIKAKFASKVSKSVMDDILKNMDNNEFSAKNKEITIFFSDIRGFTKISEQLKAKELIEYLNTYMEPMSSIIIKNQGTIDKFIGDAIMAYWNAPIDVENHADMAVKASLEQLMALDELNIKFTQDKLPNIDIGIGLNTGEVIVGEMGSSLRSDYTVIGDAINLGSRVESLCKYYGSKLNITNFTKDKLKEKYIFRFLDFVRVKGKTKPVEIWQVIGRGVAQDKLKEELDNYHKAIEFYKQTDFIDALNIFIKLDNLENKTNENIYKIYIKRCEEFIQTPPKDFDGVYEHKDKA from the coding sequence ATGTTTAAAATAGATATTAAAAAGTTTTTAATTTACTCTTTTTTATCATTTTTAATATCTAGTTCTTTAATAATATTTTATATATTCTTTTCTAGTTTAATAGACTCTTTTGATAATAGAATTAGAGACTCTTTTTTTATTTATAGAGGAGAAATTCCTACAAGTGATAATATAATAATAATTGATATAGATGAGAGTTCTATAAAAGAGTTTGGACAGTGGCCTTGGAGTAGAGATAAAGTATCAAAAATATTAGAAAATTTAACTTTGGCAAATGTTGCAGTAATTGGAATGGATATGGTTTTTGCAGAAGAGGATAGAACCTCTCCTAGTTTAATAGCAAAAAAATTAAAGGTCAAAGAAGAATTAAGAAATTATGATTTAGAGTTTGCACAAACTATTGCAAACTCACCTGTTATTTTGGGCTATGGTTTTGATTTAGTAAATCAAGATAGTAGTAAGGTCGCACCAAGAATTCCTGCTATTTTTATTGAGAAGGATATACCCAAAGAGTCAAATTTTATAATAGAGGCTTTAGGAACTACTTTAAATATTCCAATTTTACAAGATAGTGCATATTCAAGTGGGTTTTTTAATATTCTTCCAGATGAAAGTGGAGTTATACGAAGTGTACCACTTTTGATAAAATTTGATGATATTTTATATCCATCTTTATCTTTAGAGATTATAAGAGTTTTAAATGATACAAAAAGAGTTTTTGTAAATTATGATAATAGCGGAGTATCAAATATTGTACTTGATGATATTACTATTCCAACAGATAGATATGGAAGAATGCTAATAAATTATAGAGGTTATGAAAAGAGTTTTAAATATATAAGTGCAAAAGATATATATGAAAATAGCTTCTCTAGTAAAGATATAGAGGGTAAAATAGTTCTATTTGGTACAAGTGCAACAGGACTTTTTGATTTAAGAGCAACACCTTTTGAGTCAGTTTTCCCAGGAGTTGAGGTTCATGCAAATATTATAGATAATATTTTGCAAGGAGATTTTATACATAAAGCTTCATATTTAGATGGTGTAAATATAGTTATAATTGTACTACTCTCTTTTTTTGTTGTAATGTTTATAACTTTTGTATCTTTTTATTTGAAAATTATTGTTTTTACAACTTTTATGTTTTCTTATATAATATTTAATTACTGGTTATTATTTAGTAAGGGAATTGCTTTAAATATTGTTTTTCCAATTTTAGCAATAGCTTTAGGTTCTATCCTTTCATTGATTTTTGATTATTTTTATAATATAAAACATCAAAAGGTAATAAAAGCAAAATTTGCTTCAAAAGTTTCAAAAAGTGTTATGGATGATATTTTAAAGAATATGGATAATAATGAATTTAGTGCAAAAAATAAAGAGATAACAATATTTTTTAGTGATATTAGAGGTTTTACTAAAATTTCAGAACAACTAAAAGCGAAAGAATTAATAGAGTATTTAAATACTTATATGGAGCCTATGAGTAGTATTATTATAAAAAACCAAGGGACTATTGATAAGTTTATTGGTGATGCTATTATGGCGTATTGGAATGCACCAATTGATGTTGAAAATCATGCAGATATGGCAGTTAAAGCATCATTAGAACAATTAATGGCTTTAGATGAGCTAAATATAAAATTTACACAAGATAAGCTACCAAATATTGATATTGGAATAGGGCTAAACACAGGTGAAGTTATAGTTGGTGAGATGGGAAGTAGTTTAAGAAGTGATTATACGGTTATTGGTGATGCTATAAATTTAGGTTCTAGAGTTGAATCTTTATGTAAATATTATGGTTCAAAGCTAAATATAACCAACTTTACAAAAGATAAATTAAAAGAGAAATATATATTTAGATTTCTAGATTTTGTAAGAGTAAAAGGTAAAACTAAACCAGTTGAAATTTGGCAAGTAATAGGAAGAGGCGTGGCTCAAGATAAATTAAAAGAGGAGCTAGATAATTATCACAAGGCAATAGAGTTTTATAAACAAACAGATTTTATAGATGCATTAAATATCTTTATAAAACTAGATAATTTAGAAAATAAAACAAATGAAAATATTTATAAAATTTATATAAAAAGATGTGAAGAGTTTATACAAACACCACCAAAAGATTTTGATGGTGTTTACGAACATAAAGATAAAGCTTAA
- a CDS encoding tetratricopeptide repeat protein has protein sequence MKIKSNKKIVFKALFLPALIFANQNYSNEHFSKAIDSYNNRAFQDSYLAFKEYLKNNKLDSNFTFILARSAYEIGKFEEAETLYKELLKQTPDNSRVKLELAQTYFQQKRYKEAEALYQDVLKDSTLPLNVRKNIELTLDSLDKKSQRNLLKTTLSIGYGYDSNTDNNSNDDVVNWGNIPLSIPDKKSDHVAEYILALNHTFKIKENLTMDNKFVGYMQKFNNDHNNDLSLAVFGTGLSYYTTKSKSSLAFDYNYVWLDNSTYLFNYILTPSFDYQIDKNLIYKTKIKLIKKDFKQTDYEFRDSMYYELSNSFVLLTEKFGMNSLSFVFGTDNKDKGKAWNVDYNFASLRYENMYPITQSTILTSGIELYKDRYKVNEEVLYNNKKRDDKLIFDLGVLQSLNKNLSLGATIRYINNDSNQNIYEYDKYVVRTNLYYSF, from the coding sequence ATGAAAATTAAATCAAATAAAAAAATAGTTTTTAAAGCACTATTTTTACCTGCTCTAATTTTTGCAAATCAAAACTACTCAAATGAGCATTTTTCCAAAGCTATTGATAGTTACAATAATAGAGCCTTTCAAGATAGTTATTTGGCATTCAAAGAGTATTTAAAAAATAATAAATTAGATTCTAATTTTACATTTATTCTAGCAAGAAGTGCTTATGAAATAGGTAAATTTGAAGAAGCAGAAACTCTTTATAAAGAGCTTTTAAAACAAACACCAGATAATAGTAGAGTAAAACTAGAGTTAGCACAGACATATTTCCAACAAAAAAGATATAAAGAAGCTGAAGCTTTATATCAAGATGTATTAAAAGATAGTACTCTACCTTTAAATGTAAGAAAAAATATAGAATTAACTCTAGACTCTTTAGATAAAAAATCTCAAAGAAATCTTTTAAAAACAACTTTAAGTATTGGCTATGGATATGATTCAAATACAGATAATAATTCAAATGATGATGTTGTAAATTGGGGAAATATTCCTCTATCTATTCCAGATAAAAAAAGCGATCATGTTGCAGAATATATTCTAGCTTTAAACCATACATTTAAGATTAAAGAGAATTTAACTATGGATAATAAATTTGTAGGATATATGCAAAAGTTTAATAATGACCATAATAATGATTTAAGCCTTGCAGTTTTTGGAACTGGACTCTCTTACTATACTACAAAATCAAAATCATCTCTAGCTTTTGATTATAACTATGTTTGGCTAGATAATAGTACATATCTATTTAACTATATTTTAACTCCATCTTTTGATTATCAAATAGATAAAAATTTAATCTATAAAACAAAAATAAAACTGATTAAAAAAGATTTTAAACAAACTGATTATGAATTTAGAGATTCAATGTATTATGAACTTTCAAATAGTTTTGTTTTATTAACTGAAAAATTTGGTATGAATAGTTTATCTTTCGTTTTTGGAACAGATAATAAAGATAAAGGTAAAGCTTGGAATGTGGACTACAACTTTGCTAGTTTAAGATATGAAAACATGTATCCTATTACACAATCAACTATTCTTACAAGCGGAATTGAGCTATATAAAGATAGATACAAAGTAAATGAAGAGGTTTTATACAACAATAAAAAAAGAGATGATAAACTTATTTTTGATTTAGGTGTTTTACAATCTCTAAACAAAAATCTATCTTTAGGTGCAACTATTAGATATATAAATAATGACTCAAATCAAAATATTTATGAATATGATAAATATGTTGTAAGAACAAATCTTTACTACTCTTTTTAA